In one Bacteroidales bacterium genomic region, the following are encoded:
- a CDS encoding heterodisulfide reductase subunit B: protein MKLEGKRLIWKEYQKEIADDKFFYARSCIRQNFFPGSEKAFTKILKDELGKDLYDSQHHTSCTGIGYHTDVVPFETTMTVIARQFALMKEAGYENYIASCITSFGLYTEIIETWRHFPETLDKTREYLMKATGREFEIPSNLAHASDIIFKFRNEIAAKAKYRLINRNTGNPLRVVEHIGCHYSKMFPHKGVGGAEYPYVLTGMVEAWGGEVIDYPERRHCCGFGFRQYAVQANRGFSIACSKKKFESMAPFEPDMIITNCPGCPMFLDRWQYALSEMEGRTYGKNNQGIPVFTYEEVAGLLLGYDPWELGLQLHQVACEPLLDKIGIEYIPENKFKGPNGEDLGKPEAPSILKFYAE from the coding sequence ATGAAGCTTGAAGGAAAAAGGCTCATTTGGAAAGAATATCAAAAAGAGATCGCCGACGATAAATTCTTTTATGCCCGTTCATGCATCAGGCAAAATTTTTTTCCGGGTTCTGAAAAGGCATTTACAAAAATTCTCAAAGATGAATTAGGGAAAGATCTCTATGATAGTCAGCATCACACATCTTGTACAGGAATAGGATATCATACTGATGTAGTCCCCTTCGAAACTACGATGACGGTGATTGCCAGGCAATTTGCCCTTATGAAGGAAGCCGGTTATGAAAACTACATTGCTTCTTGCATTACTTCTTTTGGATTGTATACCGAGATCATTGAAACATGGCGTCATTTTCCTGAAACACTCGACAAAACAAGGGAGTATTTGATGAAAGCGACTGGCCGTGAATTTGAGATCCCCTCAAACCTGGCACATGCCAGCGACATCATCTTTAAATTCAGAAATGAAATTGCTGCCAAAGCTAAATACAGGCTCATAAATAGAAATACTGGAAATCCTTTGAGGGTTGTAGAACACATTGGATGTCATTATTCAAAAATGTTTCCCCATAAAGGGGTTGGAGGTGCTGAGTATCCATACGTTCTCACTGGCATGGTAGAAGCCTGGGGAGGTGAAGTGATTGATTACCCTGAGAGACGGCATTGCTGTGGATTCGGATTCAGACAATATGCTGTTCAGGCAAACAGAGGCTTTTCAATTGCCTGCTCGAAGAAAAAATTCGAATCTATGGCACCTTTTGAGCCTGATATGATTATAACCAATTGCCCTGGATGCCCTATGTTTCTTGATCGCTGGCAATATGCACTTAGCGAAATGGAAGGCCGTACTTATGGAAAAAACAATCAGGGAATTCCAGTTTTTACATATGAGGAAGTGGCTGGCCTGTTACTGGGGTATGATCCCTGGGAGTTAGGTTTGCAGCTTCACCAGGTTGCCTGTGAACCATTGCTTGATAAAATAGGAATTGAGTATATTCCTGAAAATAAGTTTAAAGGACCTAATGGTGAAGACCTTGGTAAACCAGAAGCACCATCAATACTTAAATTCTATGCCGAATGA
- a CDS encoding 4Fe-4S dicluster domain-containing protein, whose amino-acid sequence MGELFDRLDKDVRFVESLKACINCGTCTAICPAAEFYDYDPRAIAVAVQKRDEINLIELLKSETIWYCGECMSCKTRCPRGNTPGLMIIALRSLSQDMGYFTESEKGRQQLAIKRGIGEKILSHGYCINPQSIAPELHPEQGPVWEWEMEHLEPVMSKLGANYQGEGPGALRKIDQSDLDEIRRIFEVTGGIERFNKIEEFSQKKAEEMGISFEEDQGAAYFMKVYTDNNETHTRE is encoded by the coding sequence ATGGGTGAACTATTTGACCGATTGGATAAAGATGTCAGGTTTGTTGAAAGCCTTAAAGCGTGTATCAATTGTGGTACCTGCACTGCAATCTGCCCGGCAGCTGAGTTCTATGATTACGATCCGAGAGCTATTGCAGTTGCAGTTCAAAAACGCGATGAAATCAATTTAATCGAACTACTTAAGAGTGAAACTATCTGGTATTGCGGCGAATGTATGTCATGCAAAACACGATGCCCTAGAGGGAACACCCCCGGATTGATGATTATTGCCCTTAGGTCTCTTTCCCAGGATATGGGTTACTTTACTGAATCGGAGAAAGGAAGGCAGCAACTGGCTATTAAAAGGGGTATCGGAGAAAAAATATTATCTCATGGTTATTGCATCAACCCTCAAAGTATAGCACCGGAACTGCATCCTGAGCAAGGGCCAGTCTGGGAATGGGAAATGGAGCACCTGGAACCTGTAATGTCAAAACTTGGGGCAAATTACCAGGGAGAAGGACCAGGCGCTCTCAGGAAAATTGACCAGTCGGACCTCGACGAAATCCGTAGAATCTTTGAAGTAACAGGAGGAATTGAAAGGTTCAATAAAATTGAAGAATTCTCACAAAAGAAAGCAGAAGAAATGGGTATAAGCTTCGAAGAGGACCAGGGAGCAGCCTATTTTATGAAAGTTTATACTGACAATAACGAAACACATACCAGGGAATGA